The Stigmatopora argus isolate UIUO_Sarg chromosome 6, RoL_Sarg_1.0, whole genome shotgun sequence region AGCTCTTGAATGAATGGAGTACTATTTATCAGTGATTATAACCCTAtagcatttcatttattttaggtTTGTGTTAGGAGGTTCAACATTTACTTTGACGtggtccttttttaaaatgatgtgtATAGCATTAAGTTCTAAAGAGAAGAGACCAAACAGAGCCTAGGCATATTAGGTGATagctgtgattaaaaaaaagaaaacgattaagttgaaaatgaaaaagttgAATCATCAATACGAGGCAGAACGCTGGATTTGGCCTGAAGCGGCGCACATCTGCAAGAGCCAACAACAATGGCCAAGCAAATGTGTGGCAGCCTAATTAACAGGGCGCATTCATCCCTTCCTTCTCCCACCGCAGCACCCCGTGACTGTCCCCCCTAGGCAATCTCCACCTGCAGAGTCCCCAAGCCTTGGCCGCGGACAGCTGGATTCCCACATATTAGCCATAAAAGACACACATTTGTTTCCATTTGTAACGCCATCCCTCAAACAGATTGGAAAGGACGATAAAGCAGGCAGGCGCTCTGTGATTGGACGCCTTTGTGGAGGCGGGCCGGCCCATTCACCAGCAAGCGGGCTCACCATTGGCTGCTCCCCGGCGAGGCCGCGCCCCCTCCTGCCGCTCTCCCTATATAAACAAGCGAGGCTCTCCATGTGCAAGTCGCGAATTGTCAACATAAGTTCCGAGCAGATCCACTTGGGAAAATACGAAGCGAAAGGAACTGCCGCCCACCATGAAAGTCGTTGGATCTACGTGCACCCTCAAGAGCAGCAAAGTCGGTGGCGAGGACGTGGTCCGTTGCTTGTCCGAGCAGAGCCTGGCCATCTCCAAGTGCAAGATCCCGTTGTTGGACGAGCAGATGAGCGTCTTCCTGAACGACATGAACAGCTGCTACAGCAAGCTCAAGGAGCTGGTGCCGACCTTGCCCACCAACAAGAAGGCGAGCAAGGTGGAGATCCTGCAGCACGTCATCGACTACATCTGGGACCTGCAAGTGGAGCTGGACGAGCCGGAGAGGAGCCGCCAGCAAGTCGGTGGAGTCCCATCTCGTACGCCGCTCACGGCGCTCAACGCGGAGCTCGCCAGCATCGCCGTGGAGGTAAGaggaaccccccaaaaacccaaacaaaaaaacccaaaatactTCAATAAGCCCTTCAGCTTAGTTCCATGTCAAGGTGTCCTAATAGTCCATCTCCTCTTTCAGAACGGATGCTCGGATGACAGAATCATGTGCCGCTAAAGATCTCCATGGAGCATCTTGGAGCTTCAACAAGGCTTTTTTGCCCCCAAGATGTCGAAGAAAAGCTCAGACTGCTTCTTGGGGGGATGCTTGACACTCCCCCGGGGGGAAAACTAAAAGCGAGAAGCGATGCGTGAACGTCCTCGACTTGGGGGAGGACGTCCGGCGAGAAGTTACTCCAGACTCTCGATTCATCAGAGGGTCCGTAGCGAGAAGAACTGAACCGAACCGACTGGGCTGGCCGCTGCGAGGGACCAACGAGATGAAATGTGTCCAGCGGATCACGTTCTCAAAAGATTCTCTTTATGTTCTTGTATCCGACTATAGTATATGAAAAGAATCATTCCacaaattttgtatttttaagaaaattcTCAGATTCCTGAGCAACAAACTGTATTGTATATTACAATGCCACATTACATGTGAAGATATTGTTTTCTTACAATGTACATTTTATTGgtggtttttttaattaaaacaagaaTTATTTTTGACATCTTGCCTCTTTTGCATCTActccttacacacacacacacacacacacatttcttaGTACCTATGTGTGAAAACTAACACTTGGCTATTATGGTGCCGTGATGGGCCATATTGGACCGAAATGTCAGCTGGAATGCCGTGAGTGTTGTCACACTCCAAACTGTTAAGTCGAGCTAGCGAGTGTTGTATTTGGTATCGGGAAGCCAAGAACTCTTAGAGTTCTTGAAAGCTATCAGGTTACAAGACCAGGTTTCACTTGAAACTCTTTAGGAAACTTAAGAAAACATGAGCTATGGCTGACTGAGcttgataaataaaatgattagcATGGAAACAAAGCTGCAATGGTTTGTACActtatttttcttgtttaaaaTAATTGCATTCAAGCtcattttaatgccaaaatTCAAAGTTCTTACCAGTGCAGGTCTTCTTTCTGTACGAGAATATAATCCATGCACGGGTCACATTCAAAGAAACATGTTGGTTGAAAAGTAAACATTCCTGGTTGATATCCTTCTGTAAATTTGAATGATGTACTATCTATACACTAAACTGTTGAAACACTAAGTTAAAAGTAATTCATATTGTTTGTGGGGGAAATTGCACCAGTGTGCACAGGAGCAAAACTACTCAATACAAACAAATTAAAGAGATAACAAGGAACACCTGAAGAAGACATGATGGAAGTTGATTGGTTAAAGGAAGAGCTGATGTGAAGCTCATAGCAACAAAATCTACTAACATCAATAAAATCAAAAGAAGACACATTGAGGTTTATTTTGATGACATTTAACTCTATGGGGTCGTCAGTTGTACAATTTACATGAATCAGAACAtgtcaaagtatttttttaaccagcTGTAATGTCATATTCACACCAAACGCATATAAAATACCACATATTCAGAAGACAATGGTATAACCCAGATTGGTcaccagccaatggcagggctcATGTTGGTAAACGTGCCCGTTAGACTGATTTAGGGTTTTCAGTGAACTTATGGgacatgttttgggaatgtgggaggaaactgaattagtcggggagaaaaaaaaaacaaaagccagcatagggagaacagagagagttgaacccatgacctttgaactgtgaggcagattgGCAAACTGGTCAGGCGCCATGCTTTTTTGGAGTAAATAAGAGCATGAAGAACATGCTTGGAGAGGATAtattatgtaaaaaaacatttgagtacagttccattttattgtattttttttagtactattgcatttaatttttatgaaatttttggttttaaaatgtttgtgtagtagaattcaaataaatgtaacatggcattaaaaaaaaaactatagtgctacacttcattaaaaaaatcttcataTTTCAATGTTGTTCATAACAGTATTCTAATCTTTTTTCTGTAatattttgacatatttttaaaaacatttctatCATCAGTTACATATGttcactcatttatttttcctctcacaAACTAGTAttactggctgtgaatgctcctGTTGCAGTGCCATggacggcgataaacgtccaatccatttttaactgGCAGCTATTGAATAATTCCTGTAGATTGGACGTCCTGgaccgtcattggcagccagtgagtgcCTTATAAGGTCAATTGCCCTCGTAAATCGTGCGTCAGACGTTAGCAAGATGGCGTCAATGAgcaagtgtttttaaaaataataataataaagagtgGCTTTGAGATGGCTGGTAAGATTTATTCACTCTCAccgtgcaatgttttttttttctcccattttcCCTTGCGGTACGATGCGCACAGCTGCGGGGCCCGTGTGATTGTGTTCGTGTGATTGCTTTGTGCCAAGGGCAGGgtgggaggggaggggggagagagggaggatgGGAGGGTTCGCGAGGGTGGGGGGAGGCGGGGGCAGGGGGGGGCGGCCTGGGCCCAGACTGAGCGGCGCCGCGGCACACCTGGGGAAGTTCAGGTTAAATAGCTCCACATTCCTCAACACACAGCTGATTGAAACATTAACAAACAGTAATCCGCGGGCCAGGCCGCAGATGGGCCGGGAATCCTGCcaagagagaaaagagagagagagaaattggCAAAGATTCCCACACTACTGCCTCGTGATTGAGATCTGCTGCAACACGTCACCTTTTGCACACTCTCAACAAACAAAGTCAACTGTGGCTGGGCACAATCGAACTCATTTAACTGCGAATTAATGGCAACGGAAGTGCAGATTGCGCTGAGGCAAACATTTCGCAGGATTTCGTATTGGTTCAATACTAGTAGAAAAGGTGATTTGACTTCATGTCTGCAGCGCCCTCCTGCGACAATTTCAAGCGGTGCACCACAGAGGGACATTGAGGATCAACACTGCCACCTGTCGGACAAAGTGCACGATACGGTCACATAAATTGGCTtgtgagaaagaaagaaaaaatcacATGACATTGAAATGCTCTCTAATACACTAAATGATTTACAAATTTTGAACAATTCCAAAGTTGTGTACAGCATTAAGATCCACATGGAAAcggattattttaatttacgctagaaaaaaaatgtcttacctTGACACGTAGTggttttgtttctttattttgtaAACATAATATACCAGCTGATGTGCCCGCTGATAATCAGTAAGCTCACAATCAAAGTGTTTAAATAGAAATTTGTATTTACATCAATATCAACACCAAATAGGgcccaaaaaaacaacctgTAAtatacattgtgtaaaatgacaGCTATTCAATTGGTATCCCAAAGATAGGAAAACAGCTTGCTTTTTTTTACGTCGCCTTAAACGTCATTTAATCGATACAAAGTTCTTTTCCCGCAAAATAACGAGGCCTTAAAAAGAATGAAGTTGTAGTTGAGGGAATGAATGATATGTCTTGAAGTGAactttgggttaaaaaaaaaaacatgacagaatATCATTGTCCTTTCGGCAAAGAGCCTCACCTTAAACATCAACCACCTGACGACTAAAACATCATTTTATGCATTTACAGATGTATATGATATGTACCCATTTACCATCTgaataaaataatgtatatCATAAAAATGTACACCCAAAACCTAAAAAACTATACAATGATGTGAAAAAATATCTTTGGATTGCGCTTGTTGAAAAGGTAGATTGAGCAGAgtctgaagaagaagaaaaaaacaactaaatgaatggagagaaaaaaaagaacagaaacaGGAAGGAAACTGCCAAAAAACAGAGATGGCAAAATGAGAAGTTTGCATTCCTTCTCATACCTACGAAGCTCATTCTGCAAGTCACCCAAGCTTGACGTGACTGacaaaaaagtccaaaaagACTGCATTCACATCGCTTTCCAATAACACAAACCTTCACGTCGTCAGATCCTTGTCACAATTAAAAGTGCCTTGCTAAGacatgggggggaaaaacacattcgcaaaaaaacaaaacaattagaGCGTTAAAATGggttgaaaaacaaaacaaaaacaaaaaaaggcaaacaagGGGAGGGAAATCCCATCAGACCAGTAATATTTGgaaaagttgttaaaaaaacaattcagctTTGACCTAGTGGACAAAAGCACAAGCAAATTTCATTCTTTGTGCAATAATAGGCCTTTAAAATTCACGTCTGATATATTTTGTCATATATTTACAATTCATATTCACAGATGATGTTTGAGACATCTAATACTGCAGTACCATTTGTTTGCCTAAAACAGAGGTTGAGATGCTCAGTTACAGTCTCaaggatgaaaaaaattatTGCTCCGATCTGCATACCGTCGCTAAAACTGTGCTTATAGCTTCCGATGACTTAAAACATGAGGCGCATCCGGACGAATAGAAAATGAAACCAATCTTTGTGAAGGCATCACATTTCTAGTAAGGCTGTAAAGATGAGGAAAATATTgcatcaatcttttttttttcttgccataCAGAAACTTGAAGGTAAAGTGCAGTCAGAGCCAGTTGTACCGTCGCTCCAAGTTTTGCTCAACAATGCCTGACAGCTCCAAGTCACTTActtactcacacacacacacgcacacacacacacacacacaaacaaacagacgCGTGCCCCGCAAGGCTGTGGCCGGAGATAAAACCTGGCACAAATGCACCCTCAGGCATAAGAAGTGTTGATGTCATGTTTGATGCTGGGAAATAATGCTGGTGTTCTGCAGTGGGCTAACATCCTCAGCAATACTTCTGCAATGAGAGAGGGTGGGGGAGTATTAAATCGATAGGAAAGTttttccaaccttttttgagctatggcacactttttgcattgataaaaaatctcaagggacaccaccatctgaaaatcttttcatttaaaactatgtcgcctatattaacaattctcatcaaagttttaccAGCAGGATACACCtacaaaatgattccaaaatctaaattttcacactgacctaatgtcaccaaaagttggttTCTACGGACCCTGAacagtgatgcaaaaataagaaatgtcatgtttttaatcgcatcattttatgacttttctccaaatattacttaaatattactcaaaaaaaatgttgtacttaCAGACTTTACAGAACTTACGGTTCAAAATAAGGAACAAAACGacagtttcacaatttgaatcttgtaatagtataatctttAATTTAACGTTAATTCTGTTTTGGTTTTatccttgtaatagttcaattttaatctcgttacattcgtattaatttttctctctgaatttgacattgtatgacttctggCAAGAAAGTTTgtcactttttgggccaaaaaatgatccggtccggcccacgtgagatCAAATTGGCTTGaatgcggcccgccaaccagCAGAATGGCGGATAAAGCGCGACATACCTGATCCGATCCCATCGGCATGCGGCCCATTCCCATGGGGTTCATGGCCATTTGGCCTGGCATTGGTCCCGGCATCTGGCCCTGCATTTGGTTCTGCATCTGGCCCATTTGCGCGGAGCCAGCGGAAGCCACCGTCCCGGCTCGGCCCATCGAGTTGCTCATCATCATGTTTCCAAACTGGTTTTGGTTGGCCTGCTGGGCAAATTGCTGCTGGGGGTACGTGCTGAACGAgcaaataaaagaaacaaagtCATGCGCTGATCTCAAACTTCATTTGAATAACAAAAAATTCTAACTTCCAAAAATACACTTAAACAAAATGCAATACattgaaggaaagaaaaaaaggcacaaattcaaataattgagggctgtgtgtattttgtgtatttttccttGTTTGTTTTATTACGTTTGACTCTTTGagaaacatccaatccattacgACTGAGCAGCCACATTACGAAAAATTCTAAATAGATCGGAATAAACAGCACGTAGATTTGAAATTATGCGCTTCCGGTTCAGATCTTGAAGAAAGTGTCTCATTCAAGTCGGattgaagttttaaaaaaaaaagtggaacagGATTTCTTTAGTGGACGTTGTCAAAATagtcaaactttttttgtagtttttaaaatgtattggtaTGACATACGTTTTGCGCTGCATTCCACCCTGTGGCCAGCCCTTCATATCTCCTGAAGTGTACATGGAGCCTCCCTGTGGATTTCCTTGCATTCCTGACATCATGTTGTTCTGTGCGGGACCGCCCATTCTCCCCGCCATCATATTTTGTGGTGGGCTGCTACTTGGACCCATGAAGGACTGCTCCCCCTGTTGGCTCATGCCTGCACAGGCAGAGAAACGACAGTCATGATTTCCACCAGGTGGTTGGAAACCTTCAAACGTATCCTCCGTAGAGCCATCGTATTAATGACGACACATTCTTAATGGACTCACCGTAGTTGCCCCCATAGCCGAATCCCTGCTGTCCTGGCTGATTCATGGCGCCGTCCATTCCTGCCGGTGCGGTGACATTTGGAGGCGGGCTGAATCCTGCGGCGGGCCCCTGCGCCTGCatctgttgctgctgctgttgctgctgcatTAGCATCATCATCCGCTGCCTCCTCATTTGCATGGTCATCACTTCCCTGTTGCGCTGGGCCATCATCTGAGCATTGAGGAAACCAGgctaccccaaaaaataaaattaaataagaaTTGGGGACAGCTTTGATTTGACTAAAAAGACGCAAAATGGCTATAACACGGAGCTGCCAAATACTACAAATCTTCTGTAGTTTACTACGCTAGTTTTTACCCAACACCTAAAATCCCATTTTGTATCAAAGCTatgaaccccaaaaataaataaatcaagcaatgtttattttccagcaatttacatgaaaacaaattaaaatcagCTATGTAAACAAAATGTGAGTGatagttgatttgctgtttttgttttcttatttcttTGAATTAACTattggagaaaaaataaattatttcaaaagCATTCGAAAATTATATATCATTGCGCTTTATTGTATGCGTCGTTGGTAAATGCCACTGAGAAAAAAGGtcagaaaatctgaaaattctctttacccactacgaaatatgatttttgacgttTGACAGCTCTGGTGCCATATTCAAAATAATGGACAGTTGATGACATACCTGAGCACTCATCCCAGGCTGCATATTTGGCCGCATACCGGGCTGCATGCTAGGTTGCATGCTGGGTTGCATGCTGGGTTGCATGGTGGGTTGCATGGTGGGTTGCATGGTGGGTTGCATGCCAGGGCGCATAGCCTGACGCATGGCAGGATTTCCTCCAGGAGCACCTTCCATCTTCATGCCTTGACGGCTCTGATTCAATAGCTGTAAATGAGACATTTTTTGCCAGTTAGTGTGGATGTATAGCTGAGAAGTACTACTCATTTGTTCAAGTTTTTAACAGAAATGCTcattaaactcattggctgccttggACTGCACAAGATAtcgaatccattttgactgggaggggtgctAGCAATTATTCATCATCGGGACGGAAATGTGGGCGTGGTTTAACCTAGAAACTGAATTTAGTCTTGGCCAGCCCTTTTCAGAAGGGTTAAACTTTCCATTGGCGCCAATAGACCTCCAGTCCAATTGAACGCGATTGAAGGTCTATCCTCGCCAACGGCAGcgaaataaattaaatgaagtACTTCAAGAGAATGACATTGTTGGATTCCTGTTAACTAGTTTTCTCATCAGGGTAGCCATTTAACATCATTGCACATGATTTTCCAGCAGAAAGATATCATTCCAAGTACAAGCCTGGCGCCAATAAGAGAAAACATACAACAAACGCATACCTTCTTGGCTGCCAAATGACCGCAAGTGCCATTAACAGTGAAAGAGTTCgtcataaaatatatatatatatatattaaaaaggaTGCAAGTTTGCTCACCTGTTGCGCTTGAAGCCTTTGCTGTATATGCAGTCTAAGAGGCTTGTTGGCCGTCGTCATGCGAGGTCTCATCATGTTTGCACGAGGGTTGCCCAGGCTCGACATCCCTCCCATTCCCGGAAAGCTCCCGGCCTGGGCCATTTGATTCATCATGGGGTTGAACCCTGCTGCGGCTTGGTTTGGCATGCTGTTGCCAGCGTACCCAGGCTGCATGCCCATCGAGGGGGGTCCCGGTGGTCCGGGGTACCCTTGGCCGTACATGGGCTTTTGCTCTAAAGCCATGGTTGAGTCAGGTCCGGCGAAAGGCTCCGATGGGGTAGATTGAGACTGTCCTTGATCCTGGACCTCAGGTCCGTGATTCTGAGGTAAACAAGAAAGAATTGACATATTACATTAAACAGTGTGGGTCTTAATACGTATATTAAGGTCTGGATAGGAGACCATTAAGCCtccaaatattattttgaaacaGAAACAATCCTTAGTACCTGGCCGACTATTTCGGGGATACCCAGGGCTCGATCTATTTCCTGCAGTGCAATCACATCGGCCGTGTTTAGCAGAGAGTCCAGCTGATCCAGAAGTGCCCGCTCATCACTCTGGCCCTCGGAGCTAGTCAGGGGGCCGAGTAGCTCCTCTAGCGGGTTGCTAAACTGTTCCCTATTTCAAAAGATGAAAAGATTGAGGCAATCCCTGGAGGCAAATGTAATTGTAGgacaaaaatatatctttagTCTGGTGGAACTTGAAGATATCTGTATACCTGTTTGTGTTACCCTGTGACCTTTCCATCCCCATTCCAGAGTCCGGCCAGGTAGGGGAATGAGAGGAGGGTCCGTGACCACCAAATGGGCTCATATTCATATTGCCTTCGTTGGTACCTACGGCACGGAGAAAAGGTGGGGAGGTTTTCAGGGTTTATtgacataaaaataaacttACATGATATTTAATGTAGCTACATTCCATATTGATGTATTGTTAGTCTATGAATATAGGACTTTGTCAGACATACCCAAATCCATAAGTTGTTGCTGCAGGATTGACCGGGTATTTGCAGGTACACTGTTGGAGCGGCTGATCATGGGACCACCCATTGGGCCTGGGCGACTCATTCCTGGGTGACCTCGTCCGGTCATTACGCTGGGATTTGATCTTTGCATGACCCATTCGCCCGGCCCAGACATTGTAGGGCGTTGAGGCATTCCTGTCCCTCTGACCATTCCTCCTGATCGACACAAGTCAAATACCACATTTGAACTCTTATCTTTTTCATTTACCGTATAGTTGTATCGCGCTTATGCTGAGTAAGCAAGTCTTTGAGTGAAAATAACGCTGATTTAGTTCTgtaatatattcttttttttacttgttggATGATGGCCTCTTGGTGGACAGACTCCCATGCCTCCATGAAAGCCATTAGGAACACCCCCAGGTCGGATGGGACTATCCATGTTCTCTTGTTTGACGAGAGTGGGACAGGGGACAGTCCTTCGTCCAGCCAAACCCATTCCCACACCTACAGGCACTTCTCCACCCATTGACTTGGCATCCACAGACAAAGATCTTGGATAGGCACCTCGCTGCACTTGACCCATGGCGCCTCGATCTCCTTCTAAAACAAGCAAGAAACATACGTCAAAATCAAATATTCCTATTTGCTGCGCCTCTTTATGTTTTAAGTAGATAACTAACTGAAATTGTTTGATTAAGTTGACGATGTTAAATTGAAACAATGATCTGAATTAACATCCATTTTCATGTCTGTGGGCAATACTGGGATTTCTAAGTAAACTAAACCTAAAATGTATAGTTGAGTGgacttagcattagcctcaatgTCTATGCTTTCATAAATGCAGCCATTCAGAGGGCTGACAGCAAATCAAGTAATTGTCGTCAAAGGCAGACAGAcaatgaattcatattttgagtTTAATGCCTTTGTGAGatagattgatttaaaaggtgaagttctgaagttttttttctttttgcacagGTTAGGTTTGTCTATATACAGCAAGTGTGAAgatgaaatgaacaaaaaaaggtTATCGGTTTACCGAGTAAACTGTCTGGCATCATTCCTTGCTTGTTCCCAAGTTCTTTTCCTGATCTGGAATCAGGTTCAGGAAAGAAACCAGAGACATTTCTTGTTCCAAGGATGGTCTCTAGGGTCTCCACCTGAATCATTGATGCGTGGACAAGAATGATTACAACTTTGTTCATAGCATTGATGAATGCTGAATGAGGCATCGCTCCTTTTATGCAAAATTCTTACCTCATCAGATGGCTCAAGCTTGACCTTGCTATCCATTGAGTGGGTCTCAGAACTTGTGACCCCTGACCCAGAAGCGACCCTGCCCTCTAGCTCCTCCAGCTTTGGCTTGACATCCACACCCTCTTTAGAGTCGTCCTTATTCAGGAGGTAGTGAAGGAGCACGTAGGACTTCTCCTTCTTCGGACTGTGTTGCTCCTGCTTCGATTCTGCTCCTCGAAGTCCTCCAACAGCAGCTGTAGCTCCTGCTTCTGATGCGCCTGACTCCAAGCTACTCTTTCCCGTGGCTTCTGCCGTGATGCGTGCCACCTCATCCGGAGTGTTCCCGTTTTTCAAGAGCTTGTGGAGAATTTTGTGCTTCTCTTGAAGCGACTGGCTCGTGAAATGCCCCGTATTGCCAGAAGAGGACACTGCGCCAAGACCGCCACCCGTGGACGACGACACTCCGGTCGATGAGGAAGGGCTGGTGACGCCGCTTGATCCATCCTTGACATCTGGTGTGGAAGTTGGCCCAGTGCTTGGGGGGTGTTTAGGCGGCGCAAGCTCATCTGTCGGAGATGTGAGAAGCTGCAAAAGCTTCTTTTGGTTTTT contains the following coding sequences:
- the id1 gene encoding DNA-binding protein inhibitor ID-1, encoding MKVVGSTCTLKSSKVGGEDVVRCLSEQSLAISKCKIPLLDEQMSVFLNDMNSCYSKLKELVPTLPTNKKASKVEILQHVIDYIWDLQVELDEPERSRQQVGGVPSRTPLTALNAELASIAVENGCSDDRIMCR
- the ncoa3 gene encoding nuclear receptor coactivator 3 isoform X1, producing the protein MSGIGDNSLEPLCSDRKRKLSTCDTPGIGCDKRRREQETKYIEELAELISANLSNIDSFNVKPDKCAILKETVRQIRQIKEQGKNSCSTDDVQKADVSSTGQGVIDKDHLGPLLLQALDGFLFVVNRDGSIVFVSDNVTQYLQYKQEELINTSVYNIIHDEDREAFHKNLPKSAVPNGASWAGEAPRQKSHTFNCRMLVNLGHGQSHVLSEDRPGGQRYETMQCFALTQPRAMMEEGEDLQSCMICVARRITALERTERFSTRHDLSGKLLEIEQHNTLHTTMRPGWEDMVRRCIQMFIHRSEGQPWSYKRHYQDAFHNGHSETPLYRFSLSNGTPVTAQTRSDLCRNPDTNEPHSFLSTHLLQREQNSYCGNQVGGMRPQSMGVNNANQSMASGGGMNMAYNMADQGNSTQRGVPPYSGGNRMNPMNPMHQMNPMHQMNNMGPMNSINSMNSMNSMNQMGQMNQMGHHGMHQHPQMGQFHGGGPGGGGYGGMGMTSPPQASPGINASPHNVMGSPRVRGSPKMGASPFSPGGLNSPMSSNHPGNTGGGTTSFSSSSLNALQAISEGVGNPLPSPLTSPTPQKPDSSPSINSTNQITVGPCKSSLPPHCDSKSPGSSLGATGEQHPHTPTSECALDKPDSQGSREAGPMGESNRRVPDKNQKKLLQLLTSPTDELAPPKHPPSTGPTSTPDVKDGSSGVTSPSSSTGVSSSTGGGLGAVSSSGNTGHFTSQSLQEKHKILHKLLKNGNTPDEVARITAEATGKSSLESGASEAGATAAVGGLRGAESKQEQHSPKKEKSYVLLHYLLNKDDSKEGVDVKPKLEELEGRVASGSGVTSSETHSMDSKVKLEPSDEVETLETILGTRNVSGFFPEPDSRSGKELGNKQGMMPDSLLEGDRGAMGQVQRGAYPRSLSVDAKSMGGEVPVGVGMGLAGRRTVPCPTLVKQENMDSPIRPGGVPNGFHGGMGVCPPRGHHPTRGMVRGTGMPQRPTMSGPGEWVMQRSNPSVMTGRGHPGMSRPGPMGGPMISRSNSVPANTRSILQQQLMDLGTNEGNMNMSPFGGHGPSSHSPTWPDSGMGMERSQGNTNREQFSNPLEELLGPLTSSEGQSDERALLDQLDSLLNTADVIALQEIDRALGIPEIVGQNHGPEVQDQGQSQSTPSEPFAGPDSTMALEQKPMYGQGYPGPPGPPSMGMQPGYAGNSMPNQAAAGFNPMMNQMAQAGSFPGMGGMSSLGNPRANMMRPRMTTANKPLRLHIQQRLQAQQLLNQSRQGMKMEGAPGGNPAMRQAMRPGMQPTMQPTMQPTMQPSMQPSMQPSMQPGMRPNMQPGMSAQPGFLNAQMMAQRNREVMTMQMRRQRMMMLMQQQQQQQQMQAQGPAAGFSPPPNVTAPAGMDGAMNQPGQQGFGYGGNYGMSQQGEQSFMGPSSSPPQNMMAGRMGGPAQNNMMSGMQGNPQGGSMYTSGDMKGWPQGGMQRKTTYPQQQFAQQANQNQFGNMMMSNSMGRAGTVASAGSAQMGQMQNQMQGQMPGPMPGQMAMNPMGMGRMPMGSDQKYC
- the ncoa3 gene encoding nuclear receptor coactivator 3 isoform X2; amino-acid sequence: MSGIGDNSLEPLCSDRKRKLSTCDTPGIGCDKRRREQETKYIEELAELISANLSNIDSFNVKPDKCAILKETVRQIRQIKEQGKNSCSTDDVQKADVSSTGQGVIDKDHLGPLLLQALDGFLFVVNRDGSIVFVSDNVTQYLQYKQEELINTSVYNIIHDEDREAFHKNLPKSAVPNGASWAGEAPRQKSHTFNCRMLVNLGHGQSHVLSEDRPGGQRYETMQCFALTQPRAMMEEGEDLQSCMICVARRITALERTERFSTRHDLSGKLLEIEQHNTLHTTMRPGWEDMVRRCIQMFIHRSEGQPWSYKRHYQDAFHNGHSETPLYRFSLSNGTPVTAQTRSDLCRNPDTNEPHSFLSTHLLQREQNSYCGNQVGGMRPQSMGVNNANQSMASGGGMNMAYNMADQGNSTQRGVPPYSGGNRMNPMNPMHQMNPMHQMNNMGPMNSINSMNSMNSMNQMGQMNQMGHHGMHQHPQMGQFHGGGPGGGGYGGMGMTSPPQASPGINASPHNVMGSPRVRGSPKMGASPFSPGGLNSPMSSNHPGNTGGGTTSFSSSSLNALQAISEGVGNPLPSPLTSPTPQKPDSSPSINSTNQITVGPCKSSLPPHCDSKSPGSSLGATGEQHPHTPTSECALDKPDSQGSREAGPMGESNRRVPDKNQKKLLQLLTSPTDELAPPKHPPSTGPTSTPDVKDGSSGVTSPSSSTGVSSSTGGGLGAVSSSGNTGHFTSQSLQEKHKILHKLLKNGNTPDEVARITAEATGKSSLESGASEAGATAAVGGLRGAESKQEQHSPKKEKSYVLLHYLLNKDDSKEGVDVKPKLEELEGRVASGSGVTSSETHSMDSKVKLEPSDEVETLETILGTRNVSGFFPEPDSRSGKELGNKQGMMPDSLLGDRGAMGQVQRGAYPRSLSVDAKSMGGEVPVGVGMGLAGRRTVPCPTLVKQENMDSPIRPGGVPNGFHGGMGVCPPRGHHPTRGMVRGTGMPQRPTMSGPGEWVMQRSNPSVMTGRGHPGMSRPGPMGGPMISRSNSVPANTRSILQQQLMDLGTNEGNMNMSPFGGHGPSSHSPTWPDSGMGMERSQGNTNREQFSNPLEELLGPLTSSEGQSDERALLDQLDSLLNTADVIALQEIDRALGIPEIVGQNHGPEVQDQGQSQSTPSEPFAGPDSTMALEQKPMYGQGYPGPPGPPSMGMQPGYAGNSMPNQAAAGFNPMMNQMAQAGSFPGMGGMSSLGNPRANMMRPRMTTANKPLRLHIQQRLQAQQLLNQSRQGMKMEGAPGGNPAMRQAMRPGMQPTMQPTMQPTMQPSMQPSMQPSMQPGMRPNMQPGMSAQPGFLNAQMMAQRNREVMTMQMRRQRMMMLMQQQQQQQQMQAQGPAAGFSPPPNVTAPAGMDGAMNQPGQQGFGYGGNYGMSQQGEQSFMGPSSSPPQNMMAGRMGGPAQNNMMSGMQGNPQGGSMYTSGDMKGWPQGGMQRKTTYPQQQFAQQANQNQFGNMMMSNSMGRAGTVASAGSAQMGQMQNQMQGQMPGPMPGQMAMNPMGMGRMPMGSDQKYC